The sequence below is a genomic window from Desulfobacterales bacterium.
AAACCGCGAAGCCGAGGCCGACCAACATGGCGAGCATGAGGTTTCGTTTCACAGAATCGCGATGGCCTTCCCGGGCGGCCTCTACGGCAAGAACCATAAACCAACTGCTTGTTAGTAGAATCAGTGTGTTTGCAAGGCCGAAGTTGGCGTTGAGAAGTTGACGAGACTGTTCATACAGTTCGGGATTGCTCAACCGTTCGACACTGAATACAAGGAAAAAAAGGCAGAACAGAAAGACGTCGGCTGTGATGAACGTCCAGATGCCGGGGTCGCCGGGCAATTTGATGCCCTCTGCCTTCACGGGGGTTTGCGTGGACACGTTGACCGTAGCCTGTTGTCTATAAAGTACGGTATCATGCATTGGCCGGTTGCTCCATTTCTATACTCTGCATAGCCTTAACTTCAGGCGATACGGGAATTTTTCCCAGTGCTTCTTGTTCCAGGCGAGGAATGGCCTTAAGGACATAAACGGACATCCAAAAGCACCAGACATACCAGATCACAAATTCGATCCAGTAGTTAAGAATACCGTCGCGAGCAAAAGCGCCAGTTTTGAAAAAGGGCATCAGGCATTCGGTGGCGAATGAAATGCCGACCCAAATGCCGTACCAGGCGAACCATCTGGGAACGAGCGGTTTTTCACGCTTGTCGCTCAGAAAGGCGACGCCCATCGCTACAAGCTGAACCGTTGTGGTGGAATACGCCAGATCAATCAATATCCACGCCATGTCATAGAACGTCATGACGGCCCAATCCGGCAGCTCGGTCGGACGATATACGCAAGAAAGAAAAAAGGACAGGGAAACGAGGACAGGTACCACGGTCAGGCCGGCGCCCCAGACTTGCAGATCAATCAGAACACTGTCTTTGCCGACTATTTTTCCCATGATTCTGCCGATGACCACGCCAAATATCAGATAGGGGATACAAAAGGTCATGCTGACGACCATGCCGGTGCGTACCATATTGGCATTTTCGCGAAAATATCCGGCAATTTCAGCCGGGGGAAGGCTTGCGGAATGAGGTGGCAGGTTATGGCCCATAATCGCCCAGAACACGACAAACACAAACATGAACAGCGGGCCGTTCCAAGCACAGATGCGCCAATAATTGAATTCTTTCAGATTTGACATGATTTGCTCTCCTCCTTGCGGGTTTGATGTTTCCGGTATGGACGCTCTTTACCGGTAACATAAGTGATGATGGTTGTTTATCTTGTAGCTGCGGAAAAAATCAGCTTTGTGTGGCTTCGCGCCTTGGCCGAAAAGAAACGCTTTAAAATCAGCTTTATTTTACATATTGTGCTGATTGTATGGTCTGCTGGTTTTTAAACACTTTCTTCATCTTTTACATTTATTTTTCTTGTTGTCAAGTTTAAAAAACGGTTTAAAAAACGGTGAAATTGTATTTGGGGTGAATAAGATTTATTAGCCTTTGAAAATTATGTATCTTTCGTTTTTTTTATGCCCATCATCACTTTCATTTTGGCCGTTTTGACGGATACCGCCAAAAGGGCGGCGAAAGGTATCAAAAAGACACTTTCTACGAGAAAATGGCGGTAGTTTTCTTTGACATGGTTATACCCATTGCCTTATGATGTGTTGAATGGGCGCAGAACCTTAATCCTGAAAAGATGAGATTCCGTTAAAGGTTGCTGCGCATATGAAATTTTCAGTGGATGAATTCTATTTATATAAGGAGTAGCCGCTTGTGGCGATAGGACAGAATATTCCTCTTTTCTTTCGATTATATCACAAACTCAAGCAGGATATCATTCGGGGTGAAATCCAAAAAGGATCTAAAATCGAAACCATAGAAGAGTTGTCGCAGCGGCATTCCATGTCGCAGACCAGTGTTCGAAAAAGTTTAGAACTTCTTGAAAAAGAGGGACTTTTATTTCGAAAACAGGGATGGGGCTCACTGGTTCCGGAGAATTTGGATTTGCACTTTTTTGACTTGGCGGATCTTATCAGTTCGCGAAAAGCGATTCAGGAAGTTAAATATGCCGATATCCAACTGATTAGTTCGGAATGGATCAACCCGACCCGTCGGTTGATAACGCTTCTGAATTGTAAGGATACTGCTTTGAAGGATAGAATACTCAGATTATATTGCCGGCTTAGTTTTACAGATAAATTAAAGTTTAAGGCACTGATGGTATTCTATTTCACAGAAAAGTGGCTAAAGGAAGGCGGAGTAACCGCTTCTTCGCCGGCTCGTGAAATCATTATTCGCGCTTCGGAATGGCTGGAGTCGGGCACCATAAAAATGAAAGAATCGCTTGTCCCTTTTCTCTGCACGGATGAAATGGCGGAAAATCTGGGACTACCTGACGGCACACCGGTGTTCTATCAAACTGTGGGGTTCTTGGATACTGTTCACAAGACATGTATGAGCTGGGATATGATCAGCACGGCAAACGTTTTTTACCGTGACATGAATTTGAATTAATGGCCCTTAGACCCTGTATCAGAAGCATTCACGCTTTTGCGTGTGTCTTGACCGAAGGTGGTAGGTGCCTTTTTTTGCATCCCGGCATTTCAGCTTCCCAGCAA
It includes:
- a CDS encoding cytochrome c oxidase subunit 3, with amino-acid sequence MHDTVLYRQQATVNVSTQTPVKAEGIKLPGDPGIWTFITADVFLFCLFFLVFSVERLSNPELYEQSRQLLNANFGLANTLILLTSSWFMVLAVEAAREGHRDSVKRNLMLAMLVGLGFAVLKITEYTIKIQAGITPQTNPFFTYYYAFTAIHFIHFLAGMGVMLVCFFKARREPIDNKYLVWIESSGSYWHMVDMLWIVLFPMLYLLRASS
- a CDS encoding GntR family transcriptional regulator, which encodes MAIGQNIPLFFRLYHKLKQDIIRGEIQKGSKIETIEELSQRHSMSQTSVRKSLELLEKEGLLFRKQGWGSLVPENLDLHFFDLADLISSRKAIQEVKYADIQLISSEWINPTRRLITLLNCKDTALKDRILRLYCRLSFTDKLKFKALMVFYFTEKWLKEGGVTASSPAREIIIRASEWLESGTIKMKESLVPFLCTDEMAENLGLPDGTPVFYQTVGFLDTVHKTCMSWDMISTANVFYRDMNLN